From the Lathyrus oleraceus cultivar Zhongwan6 chromosome 4, CAAS_Psat_ZW6_1.0, whole genome shotgun sequence genome, one window contains:
- the LOC127137084 gene encoding B3 domain-containing protein At2g32645 has product MVLSQLAPQYYTKEELEKIEKIKQNLYKVEGEKVDNKTKYFSSDDCCTSYEERRVKSKILKNSVLKKHAKQIQPLPPPELPIHLKNLINVLDGRDIKYVMCKTLFNSDLSEYNNRLSMPLSQIKSDFLTEIEKATLNTKDQQDKPVGLEVIVLDPNHKEFAMSLKKWNMNTTSVYNIVQNWTLILKENKFKEKQKVNIWSFRVNNKLHILLDTYVAPEIEENGELNENNERIIEEENDEDC; this is encoded by the coding sequence ATGGTGTTATCTCAACTTGCTCCACAATATTACACAAAAGAAGAATTAGaaaagatagagaagatcaaaCAAAATTTGTACAAGGTGGAAGGAGAAAAAGTAGACAACAAAACAAAGTATTTTTCGAGTGATGATTGTTGCACATCCTATGAAGAAAGAAGGGTGAAATCAAAGATTCTAAAAAATAGTGTACTAAAAAAACACGCAAAGCAAATTCAACCATTGCCCCCACCAGAATTGCCGATTCATCTTAAAAACTTGATCAATGTACTAGATGGGAGGGATATCAAATATGTCATGTGTAAGACATTGTTCAACTCAGATCTCAGCGAATACAACAACCGTCTGTCAATGCCACTTTCACAGATTAAATCTGATTTTCTTACTGAAATAGAAAAGGCGACACTAAACACAAAGGATCAACAAGATAAACCTGTTGGTTTAGAAGTGATTGTGTTGGATCCTAATCATAAAGAGTTCGCAATGTCTTTGAAGAAGTGGAACATGAACACTACTAGTGTTTACAATATTGTTCAAAATTGGACACTTATTTTGAAGGAAAATAAATTTAAAGAGAAGCAAAAAGTCAATATTTGGTCATTCAGAGTCAACAATAAATTGCACATTTTACTTGATACTTATGTGGCGCCagaaattgaagaaaatggaGAGTTAAATGAGAATAATGAAAGAATAATCGaggaagaaaatgatgaagattGCTAA
- the LOC127137083 gene encoding B3 domain-containing protein At3g25182-like: MSMKKNTALLQNPEVMMQKEAMAIEKINAYMQKIETMEKKFDPLPHFTLHKVLSQISPQFYTKDELTQIQKINPVVGQEANLSLVSQSKVKRVEVNDKKRCCSSNADIMSGGGRRVKSKYTIRRKPIIRRKETLSSPPPELPTHVNNMIKVLDGNDIKYIMHKTLFNSDLSYNNNRLSMPITQIKSDFLTEIEKATLETRDQEGKPVGLKVTVLDPCFNEFSLSLKKWNVNTTSIYNLVQDWTPVLEKNNFKENKKFDIWSFRVNDKLYLLLYGNESKEIEESEEVKNSSVVLKMKKNEDVKE; encoded by the coding sequence ATGTCCATGAAGAAGAACACAGCACTGTTACAAAATCCAGAAGTCATGATGCAAAAGGAAGCTATGGCTATTGAGAAGATCAATGCATACATGCAAAAAATAGAAACAATGGAGAAGAAATTTGATCCATTACCTCATTTTACTTTGCATAAAGTGTTATCTCAAATTTCTCCACAATTTTATACCAAAGATGAGTTAACACAAATACAGAAAATCAATCCAGTTGTGGGTCAAGAAGCAAATCTTTCTCTTGTTTCACAAAGTAAAGTGAAAAGAGTAGAAGTCAATGACAAAAAAAGGTGTTGTTCAAGTAATGCAGATATCATGTCCGGTGGAGGAAGAAGAGTGAAATCGAAGTACACAATTAGAAGAAAACCAATCATTCGTAGGAAAGAAACTCTCTCATCACCACCACCAGAATTGCCTACTCATGTTAATAACATGATCAAAGTGTTGGATGGTAATGATATTAAATATATCATGCATAAGACATTGTTTAACTCTGATCTCAGCTATAACAACAATCGTCTTTCAATGCCAATTACACAAATTAAGTCTGATTTTCTCACTGAAATAGAAAAGGCAACCTTAGAAACAAGGGATCAAGAAGGAAAACCGGTTGGTTTAAAAGTGACAGTGTTAGATCCTTGTTTTAATGAGTTCTCATTGTCTTTGAAGAAGTGGAACGTGAATACTACTAGTATTTATAATCTTGTTCAAGATTGGACACCTGTTTTGGAGAAGAATaattttaaagaaaataaaaaatttgatATCTGGTCTTTTAGGGTTAACGATAAATTGTATCTTTTACTCTATGGTAATGAGTCAAAAGAAATTGAAGAAAGTGAAGAGGTGAAGAATTCAAGTGTGGTtttgaaaatgaagaagaatgaAGATGTTAAAGAGTGA